A segment of the Longimicrobium sp. genome:
GGGGTAGCGCCGGCCCAGCAGCGTCTTGGGGCCGGGCTCGTGCTGCGCGGGACGGAACGCGAAGCGCAGCGGGCCGGGCGCGTCGCCGTCGCGGCCCGGGCGCCGGGTTCCCGGGCCGTACAGCCCCGCGACCGTCCACCCGGTGAGGATGCGCGCGAGCTCCACCACGTCCGCCTGTGCGTATCCGCCGTCCACCCCCAGCGTGTGGAGCTCCAGCAGCTCGCGGGCGTAGTTCTCGTTCAGCCCGCGCCGCGCGCCGCGCCGGGCCCGTCCGCCCGCGGGCGATGACGGGCCGATGGACTGGTGGTTGTCGAGGTAGAAGAGCATGGCGGGATGCCGCGCCGAGGCCAGCACCATGTCCTCGAAGCGGCCCAGGACGTGGGGGCGCACCGCCTGGCGCTCGTAGCCTCCCGCCAGCGGCGCCACCACCCGCTTGGCCCCGGCGGACACGCACAGGTGGTTGGACCAGAACGCCACCAGCCGCTCAACGAACGGGCGCTCGCTCGCAACGCGCTGCGTGAGCGCGGCCCGGCTCTCGTCCTCGGCGATGCCCACCAGCCGGCGGCGCGCCTGCTGCCGGACCTCCTCGCTGTAGACGGCGCGCATCCCCACGGTGCGCAGCGCGGCCGCGATGTCGGCGGGCACGGCGCTGGCGGGCGCGGGCAGCTCCGGCGGCGCGCCCTGCAGCTGCGCGCGGAGCCATCCCCGCGCGTCGCCGATGCGCGCCCGTTCCCCCACCCGCGCGCCGAGCCCGAAGCGGTTCAGGGCCCGAAGTGCCGCGTCGCTCGCCATCTGCCTCGTCCACCGCGGGTTCGGAAGGGTCGCTCGTACGCCGACCTGCCTGTATCGGAATATACACCCGGCGGGGACGATGCGTTGGAGATTAGAGGGAGAGCGCCCCGCGTGCACGAACGAGCGGGGCCATCCCCTGCCTGGGACGGCCCCGCTCGTCGCAAAATCAGATCAGTCGCGGCCAACGCCTCGCGGCGTTCACCGCCACAGGTCAGGGCTTCTGGCCGAAGTGGTACACCGAACCCACGTGGGTGCCCAGGGAAATGACTTGTGCGCTGCCCCGCGCAACGGTTGCCGCGTAATAGAGCGCCTGCGCGGCACCCGGCGCCCTGCGGATGAAGGCGGCGCCGGTTTCGGTGAACATGAACCACGGCAGGCGGGCGACCAGCATGCTGATGTCACGGACCCCAAAGAGCTTTACCTGGATCACGAGGTTCTCGTTGGCGCCCGCGTCTTCAAGCGTCTTGACCATGTCGTCCATCATCGCGGCCCGCTTCGTAATGCCGAGGATGAACACGAAGATGGCGCCCACCGCGACACCGGCCTCCACCTTGTCGATCCCGCCCGCGGTGGCCCTGGAGGGCTCCCACACCTGCTTGAATCCCCCCCCGAAGGTGATCAGGTCGCCCAGGCTCTGCACTACCAGGATGGTGTTGGCCATCCAGGGTTCGGGCTTCAACTTTTCCCACACCTCGGGGGTCACGCCGCTCTCCAGCCGGTCGTCCCACGCCGGTGTGGACAGGAAGCGCAGCAGAAAGGACGTCGCGATTCCGGTGGAGCCCTTGATCATCTTGGCCAGGCCCCGCGTGCGCGCCTGACCGCTTTCGAACGCGCCTCCGCTCATCATCTCGGTGAAAATGACATCCGACGCCACTCCGGCCGCGATGTTGATGGCACGCAGCACGATGATCAGCGGCTCCACCGTCGTGTCCATGCGCTTGGGGATGCGAGCGGCGCCCCGCAGGACCACGCCTTCGCGCACGTCGTCCAGGCGCGCGGCGGGGGACGGGGCGAGCGCCTGGAGCCGCGGCATCGTCGCGCGCTGCTCGGCGGACTTCAGGCGCTCGTCCAGGTCGTGGTTGTCGTCGGCGAACGTGCGCATGGTGACGGCGAGGTGGGCCAGGTGCACCGGAACCGCCAGCGCCAGGCAGATGACGTCCAGCAGGGTAAGCCGCGACCCCGTGATCCACTCGTACAGCTCGCTTACGAACGGAATGTGGATCTCCGCCCGCAGCAGCTTCATCGCCGCGTCCACCAGCTCCACCACCGCGGCGCTCATGGCGGCCATCTCGCGGATGCACGTCCGGATGCCGGCGTCCATCGCGTCCTTTACCGCATCCAGCAGGCGGTTCACCATGTCGGCGGGCGAAAGGCCCACCAGCCCGGAAACCAGTGAGGGAATCCTGCCGGCCAGGTCACCGAACGTCACGTCGCCCGCCGCGGCCTCGGGCAGCTGGGCCTCCGCGGTGGTGATGCCGCCTTCGCGGGACTTCTGCATCACCATCTGCCCCTGCACGCCCTTCGCTTCGTCCAGCGCGGGAGAGTTGGGCTCGCCGGCCGCGGCGCTGGTGGCCGCGATGCTCTGCCCTCCCGGCCGTGGCCGTACGGAACCCGCGCCCACCAGCGGCAGCAGCGCCGCCTCGATCCGCGCGGGCGACATGGCCCTCTTTGCGCTGTCGATGCTCACCAGGAACACCTTTTGGATGATGTCCTTGGCGCGCAGGATGGCCTTCCAGTTGAAGAGCGCGCGCAGGAACTCGATGGCCTTCATGATCAGCACGCCCAACTGCTCGAAGAAGCCCGCGATGGCGTTCACGGCCTCGGTAACGCTGGTCACCACGATGTGGGCGATGTTGACTACGCCCTCCACCAGCGTATGGATGGCTACCTCGATCTGGTCCGCCACGGCGATGACGATCTTCGTGGCGCCGTCGTAGACGTCGACCGCCACGTCCTCGATCACGTCCCAGACGTCGTTCCACCAGGCGCGCAGCACCAGCGGCTCCGGTGTCGCCACGCCACGCTCGTCCTCTACCTGCGCCCGCGTTTTCAGCATTTCGAAGCGAACCGCCGGCGTCCCGTGCGCGTCCGTCACCGTCTCGAAAACGAAGCCCGCGTTCCGCGCGAGGGCGACGCGCACCCCGGCCGGGTTCACGGGCACCACGGCCGGCGCCCGCCCCATGGTGCGCAGCAGCACCACGCGGTCGCCTCCGGGCTCGCGCGCCGGCTGGCGCATGGGCTCGGGGTCTACCTCGGCGGTGAGCAGCCGCCGCCCGGACTGCCCGCGCGCCTGCGCACGCAGCAGAGGCGCCCCGCCGCGAGGCGCCGCCTGCGCGTCCGCCTCCGCGGGCTTGGCGGCGGCCATCACCGTGCCGATGGCGTCGGCCACCTTGTCGGCGTGCGCGGCGTAGTCGCCCGCCAGCAGCGGCTCGCCCTCGCCCTCGCCCTCCTCCATGCCCGGCGTCCACCGCGTGACCCTGTTTTCGGTAAGGTCGGCGCCGCTGACGGTGGACAGCGTGCGGTGAAGGTCCTGGTCGGGCGCAATCACCACGCGGTCGTTGCGGTGCATGAAGCCGGCGCGCACCATCAGCGAGGGGGCGGTCAGCGCGCTCGCGTCGAACACGATGGCCACTTCGCCCTGGCTGTCGGTAACCAGCTCGGCGGCGTTTTCGGGATTGATGGCGTACGAGCGCCCGGCGACGTCTACCGTGCACTGCTCGGCGCACCACACCGAGAGCGGCTCGCCCACGCGCAGCGACCCGTCGCCGTTCAGCGCGCTGATCACCGTGCGCCAGGTGGAACGGTCACGGTCGGCGTTGATGGTTCCGCCGCTGGAATACGCGTAGTCCTGCACCAGCTTGCTCTGCGCCACCAGCGCCGGGGGGATGGGCGCCACCAGCACCTGCTTGTCGAGCAGCACGTTCACGTGAAAGCGCTCGTTGCGCGGCATGAAGCCGGCGCGCAGGTCGATGGCGGGCGCGTGCCCCTGGTCCAGGGGCGTCACCAGCAGCGTGGCGCTGCCGTCGGCGCCGGTGGTCAGCGAGTGCACGCGCCGCCGGCCGTCGGGCGAGGGGGCGCCGGGCTCCGGCTGCGCGACGGCGACCACGCCGGTGATGGGCTCACCGTCCAACATCGTCTCCACCGGGTCGTCGTCGCGGCGGCGGACGTACCACAGGTCCAGCGGATGCCCGGGGATGCCGGATCCGTCCGCCCGGTGCACCGTGAACTCCACCTGGTACATGGGAGGCTGCCCGGCCCCTTGCGCCAGGACCGTTCCCACGGTGGTGATGAACGGGTACTGCGGCCTCTCGAACGCCAGGTCCGTCAGCCACCAGACGGGCTGCTCGCCCGTATCCACGAGCTCGCCGTGGTGGTGCTCGGGTCCCTCGTCGTCGATGTGCCGGCGGTCGAAGTTCCAGTACGCCAGCAGGTCGGGCTCGCTGCCGCGCAGCTTCACGTGCATGCGCGACGCGATTTCCGCCGGCTCCAGGAAGGTGTCCCACACCCGCACCTCGGCGATCATGCCGCAGAACGGAGCCACCGACTCCAGCTCCGCTCCCGCCCCGGCGCCCAGGTACGCGCGGATGCCCTCCACCGTCTTCGCGGGCGCATCCTCGGCCCGGGTGGTGAGCACGTCCGACAGGGGCTGCCCGTCGACGTAGACGATCACGTGGTCGTCGCCGTCGCGCGAAACCGCCACGTGGTGCCAGCGGCCGTCTGCCAGGGTGGTGGGCGCCTCGGCGCGCAGCGCCGTCCACACCCCCCGCTGCAGCGAGCGGGCGCCGTAGCGCAGCGTGCCGTCGGCGTCGATGGAAAGGTTCAGGTCGAAGCCGCCCGCCAGGGTGGGGCAGAGGGCCAGCACGCCGCCGCCGGGCGCGCGGGGAGAGCCGGGGACGGCGGGCGGAAGGTTCACCCACGCCTCCACGCAGCTGCGGGCGGGGTTCATCAGGTGAAGGGTGTGCCGGTCGATGTCCACCGTGCCGATCTCCACCCGTGCGTACGGCGTTTCGGCCGAGGGGCGGCCGGCCGCGTCCAGCCCCAGCCGCAGCACCGTCGTTTCGCCAAACACCACGCTGTGGAGCGCGCCGTCCAGCGACGCCCCGGGGTCGTCGGCCTCGGCGCAGCCGTAGTACGCGGTTCCCGCGCCGAGCACCGGCGGCGTGACCGCCGGCTGGGCGGAGCGGTAGAGCCCCTCGAGCGCGCCGGTCGCGGGATGGAGCACCGCGACCGTTCCCGACGCCGTCGTGCAGCAGATGCGGCCGGCGGCATCGAACGTGGGCGGCCGGGCGGCGTTCGATCCGGGCGCGTGCCCCTGGGGGAGCGCGGCCGTCCAGCGCGGCGCCAGGTCGGTGATGCCGAAGCCGTGGACGGCGCCCCGGTCCGTCGCCACCACGAGCAGGTCCTGGTCTAGCGCCGCGGCCATTCCGGTGATGGTGCCGGGAACGGCCTCGGCCGCCTGCACCTGCGCGGCGGCCACGTTGGAGTGCGTGAGCCGCGTGGGCCTTCCGTCGCGGACGCAGAAGAGCCACTCGCGGGCCGCCGCGAAGGCTTCGCCGCCCACGTGAAAGAGCGTGCGCCGCGCGTCGTCGGGGTCGATCACGGCGATCCGCGGCGCGTCGTCGGCACCGCACAGCACGAACAGCCGGTCCCCCTCGAAGGCCAGCTCGCGCACGGGCGCGGGGACGGTGGCTTCTCGAAGGCCGGCCGCGGCGCCCTGGCGATCGACGATCCTCACCACGCCGTGGGGCGCGCCGGCGGCGATGTACCCGGGAGACACGGCGGGCGCCGCGAGCTGGCCGCCGCCGCCCTTCATCAACCCGGCGAAGGCGTCCACGCGCGCGCTCTCGCCCGTCATCGCGTTCACCTCCAGCACGCCGTCCTCCGCCGTCAGCACCAGGAAGCGCCATCCGTCGGCTACCGGCGCCGAAACGCCGCGCGACAGGTCCATCTGCCACAGCCTGCGCCCGTCGGCCCGGCGCACGCCGTACAGCGCGTTGCCGGTGGCGAACGCAATCGCGTTGTTCGTGCTGGCCGGGGCGGTGCTCACCGGCTGCTCGCCGCGCGCGGCCCAGGTGCCGGCGTACGGCCACTGGGCCGCTTCCTCGTGAAGCAGGTAGGGAAACCCGGATCGGTCCAGCGACAGGTCGGCCGGGGTGGACGCCGCGCCCACGAAGGATGACCGCGCGCCGTGCCGCACGACGGCGTTCCTGACCGCGGCCATGCGCGGCTTCTTGGGATCCGGCTTGGCGAGGGGGGGGTGAACTTCGGCGAGCGACCACAGCCCCTTCAGCCGCGGCTCGGTGCCCGTAAGCTGCACGTGGCGGTTGTTCTGCACCGTGGCCACGTCGAGCGCACGGTCCCAGATGCGCAGCTCGCGGATCAAGCCCTGGAAGTGGTGCTTCGCTTCCCGTCCCGGGGCGGGGCGGTATGCGCCGATGGTGAGCGCGCTGCTCCCGCCGATGGCCAGCCCCGCCTGCGAATCGTCGCGAAAGAATACGTCCAGCGACTTGCCGTCGAGCAGGGCCAGGAGGGCGCCCGCGCGGCGGATCAGGGCCACGTGGTGCCATTCGCCGTCGTTTGCGCGCGTTCTCCGGGTGCGGCCCGCGTGCACGCGCCTGGCGTCGGCGCTGACGATGGCCACGCGCAGCTCGCCGTTCTCGCCCAGGTTCAGCCGAAAGCCGTGCGAGCCGGAGTTCGCCTCGGTGGGGTGGCTGGAAACGATCTCGCCGCCCTCGCTGGAGCGGATCCACGCTTCCACGGTGAAGTCGTCCCCGCCGAAGTCGAACTGCCGCTCCTCGGCCTGCACCTCGATCCGCGACGTGCGGCCGTCGAAGTACGCGGCGTGCTGCCGGGCGAAGGCGCGCGCCTCGATGGAGCCGCGGGCGTCGGGGATGAACACCGTCTCGTTGGTCACCACCGGCGCAAGCCCGCGGGCGGGCTCGGGAAGCTGCATCCGCCGCTCCACCTCGCCGTCCGCCAGGGAAAGCGTGGCCATCATCCGTCCGCCGTCGGTGATCACCACCACGTGCCCGGGAAGCAGGGCCGGCTCGCGCGGGCCGGCGAGGGCGGTGCGCCACGCGACCGAACCGTCCCGCGTGTTCACCGCCACCACCTCGCCGCTGTTGCTGGCGATCAGCAGCTCGCCCTTTCGCGCCACCACGGGTGTGCTCCACATCCACCCGGGTGTGGCCGGCGGGATCGGCGCGAACACCACCGCGCCCGTCCTGACGTCGAAAAGGTGAAGCGCGGTCCCGGCGGCGGCCACCACCTCGCCGGCGATCCTGGGATGGACGGCCGGGTCCAGCCGTTCGCCGGCCACGCCGCCGTTCGTCCGCTCGAAGCGCCGGTCGCCGAAGTCGACGTTCACCGCGTGAAGCCGCCCGTCGGCCACGAAGAACACGGCCCCGTCGCCGTACCCGATGCCGCCGGGGCTCAGGTCGCTGATGGCGATGGGCCCGAACGCGCGCTCGCCGTTCACCGCGACGAAGCCGGACGCCATCGTGGCGCCGGTATCGGCCAGGTGCACGGCCACCACCCGGTCGCCCGCCGCCAGCAGCCCGCTCACCTCCTGGAGGATGGGCGGCTTCCAGGGGCTCCAGGCCCGCGCCTTGTCCCGCACCTGCAGCGGCAGTCCGTCGCTCAGGCGCAGGGCGATCAGCTCGTCGCCGTCCATGAAGTACACCACCCCCGCCGCCGCGGTGACGTACGGATCGCCACCGACCTGGAAGCTGTAGGGAAAGCCCTGCACCTGCACCTGGGCGTCGGGCACGGGCTCGTCGCCGCGGAAGATGTCGACGGCGAAGAGGGTGCTGCCGGCCACGCCCAGAAGGCGGTCGCCGGCGGCGATCAGCGGCTGCTGCGAGGCGAGCGGGCCATAGCCCGAAAAGCGCCAGAACTCCTGCAGGCGCTCCGGCGTAGGAAGGGGGCGAGTATTCATTTGTCCTGCACCGTAAGGCGCTGCTTCAGGACGTTCTCACCCGTGGGCGCGAGCACGCACTCGGGGGCATCGAATTCCAAAAAGGGTTCCACCAGCGGATCCATCACCACCCGCTCACCCGCCGTTTCGGCCGGCAGGAAAACCCATCCGTTCCCGTCGGTGCGCGTCGTCACCACTCCGCCGCCCCCGAACCGCAGGATCACCGTCGTG
Coding sequences within it:
- a CDS encoding DUF1800 domain-containing protein, producing the protein MASDAALRALNRFGLGARVGERARIGDARGWLRAQLQGAPPELPAPASAVPADIAAALRTVGMRAVYSEEVRQQARRRLVGIAEDESRAALTQRVASERPFVERLVAFWSNHLCVSAGAKRVVAPLAGGYERQAVRPHVLGRFEDMVLASARHPAMLFYLDNHQSIGPSSPAGGRARRGARRGLNENYARELLELHTLGVDGGYAQADVVELARILTGWTVAGLYGPGTRRPGRDGDAPGPLRFAFRPAQHEPGPKTLLGRRYPEAGVNEGEQAIRALCRHPSTATFVATKLVAHFVADQPPPSAVERVAGVFRDSEGDLRAVSTALVELPEAWSEGTRKFRTPQDWLVAALRALGAPGAGENLAGALRQLRHPLWSPAAPKGFGDTMQDWADPDALLNRAELARTLGRRMAGAGPDPRALAEVVEAPAANAMRAMLADNRIAPAERIALAIAAPAFQWR
- a CDS encoding LamG-like jellyroll fold domain-containing protein, whose translation is MNTRPLPTPERLQEFWRFSGYGPLASQQPLIAAGDRLLGVAGSTLFAVDIFRGDEPVPDAQVQVQGFPYSFQVGGDPYVTAAAGVVYFMDGDELIALRLSDGLPLQVRDKARAWSPWKPPILQEVSGLLAAGDRVVAVHLADTGATMASGFVAVNGERAFGPIAISDLSPGGIGYGDGAVFFVADGRLHAVNVDFGDRRFERTNGGVAGERLDPAVHPRIAGEVVAAAGTALHLFDVRTGAVVFAPIPPATPGWMWSTPVVARKGELLIASNSGEVVAVNTRDGSVAWRTALAGPREPALLPGHVVVITDGGRMMATLSLADGEVERRMQLPEPARGLAPVVTNETVFIPDARGSIEARAFARQHAAYFDGRTSRIEVQAEERQFDFGGDDFTVEAWIRSSEGGEIVSSHPTEANSGSHGFRLNLGENGELRVAIVSADARRVHAGRTRRTRANDGEWHHVALIRRAGALLALLDGKSLDVFFRDDSQAGLAIGGSSALTIGAYRPAPGREAKHHFQGLIRELRIWDRALDVATVQNNRHVQLTGTEPRLKGLWSLAEVHPPLAKPDPKKPRMAAVRNAVVRHGARSSFVGAASTPADLSLDRSGFPYLLHEEAAQWPYAGTWAARGEQPVSTAPASTNNAIAFATGNALYGVRRADGRRLWQMDLSRGVSAPVADGWRFLVLTAEDGVLEVNAMTGESARVDAFAGLMKGGGGQLAAPAVSPGYIAAGAPHGVVRIVDRQGAAAGLREATVPAPVRELAFEGDRLFVLCGADDAPRIAVIDPDDARRTLFHVGGEAFAAAREWLFCVRDGRPTRLTHSNVAAAQVQAAEAVPGTITGMAAALDQDLLVVATDRGAVHGFGITDLAPRWTAALPQGHAPGSNAARPPTFDAAGRICCTTASGTVAVLHPATGALEGLYRSAQPAVTPPVLGAGTAYYGCAEADDPGASLDGALHSVVFGETTVLRLGLDAAGRPSAETPYARVEIGTVDIDRHTLHLMNPARSCVEAWVNLPPAVPGSPRAPGGGVLALCPTLAGGFDLNLSIDADGTLRYGARSLQRGVWTALRAEAPTTLADGRWHHVAVSRDGDDHVIVYVDGQPLSDVLTTRAEDAPAKTVEGIRAYLGAGAGAELESVAPFCGMIAEVRVWDTFLEPAEIASRMHVKLRGSEPDLLAYWNFDRRHIDDEGPEHHHGELVDTGEQPVWWLTDLAFERPQYPFITTVGTVLAQGAGQPPMYQVEFTVHRADGSGIPGHPLDLWYVRRRDDDPVETMLDGEPITGVVAVAQPEPGAPSPDGRRRVHSLTTGADGSATLLVTPLDQGHAPAIDLRAGFMPRNERFHVNVLLDKQVLVAPIPPALVAQSKLVQDYAYSSGGTINADRDRSTWRTVISALNGDGSLRVGEPLSVWCAEQCTVDVAGRSYAINPENAAELVTDSQGEVAIVFDASALTAPSLMVRAGFMHRNDRVVIAPDQDLHRTLSTVSGADLTENRVTRWTPGMEEGEGEGEPLLAGDYAAHADKVADAIGTVMAAAKPAEADAQAAPRGGAPLLRAQARGQSGRRLLTAEVDPEPMRQPAREPGGDRVVLLRTMGRAPAVVPVNPAGVRVALARNAGFVFETVTDAHGTPAVRFEMLKTRAQVEDERGVATPEPLVLRAWWNDVWDVIEDVAVDVYDGATKIVIAVADQIEVAIHTLVEGVVNIAHIVVTSVTEAVNAIAGFFEQLGVLIMKAIEFLRALFNWKAILRAKDIIQKVFLVSIDSAKRAMSPARIEAALLPLVGAGSVRPRPGGQSIAATSAAAGEPNSPALDEAKGVQGQMVMQKSREGGITTAEAQLPEAAAGDVTFGDLAGRIPSLVSGLVGLSPADMVNRLLDAVKDAMDAGIRTCIREMAAMSAAVVELVDAAMKLLRAEIHIPFVSELYEWITGSRLTLLDVICLALAVPVHLAHLAVTMRTFADDNHDLDERLKSAEQRATMPRLQALAPSPAARLDDVREGVVLRGAARIPKRMDTTVEPLIIVLRAINIAAGVASDVIFTEMMSGGAFESGQARTRGLAKMIKGSTGIATSFLLRFLSTPAWDDRLESGVTPEVWEKLKPEPWMANTILVVQSLGDLITFGGGFKQVWEPSRATAGGIDKVEAGVAVGAIFVFILGITKRAAMMDDMVKTLEDAGANENLVIQVKLFGVRDISMLVARLPWFMFTETGAAFIRRAPGAAQALYYAATVARGSAQVISLGTHVGSVYHFGQKP